One Halobacterium zhouii genomic region harbors:
- a CDS encoding DUF7405 family protein, whose protein sequence is MHSDDRGIPRRAFLKSAVAIGGASALAACAERDPEPVPAGTENPSSLPERQHAWQQFLAQDDAGNTIPPRHHVLLHLEYDGDSPTERERQTVEDALRSLERAYEFSNEGLVFTLGYSPSYFETLGGSPVGVDLPAPRALSDLEDPELDTPDAVVHLASDRAKVVLRAGQGLRGENDALNGEPMEAALTDAFTVADRRTGFVGAGLPADHQDTGGVPDSDPVPEDAPLYMGFKSTFEKSQATEDRVTIQSGPFEGGTTQHASHIDLNLQQWYEQDGREERVAKMFCPAHAESGAVEGVGENLGDSPQLDDCADAEDAAREKGVVGHSQKLESVRENDRPIILRRDFDSTDGGHAGVHFVSLQRSISDFVDTREAMNGGDVTERSAVGRRRNNGIRQYLSVTHRGNYLLPPRSARALPSPGGVDA, encoded by the coding sequence ATGCACTCGGACGACCGCGGCATTCCGCGCCGCGCGTTCCTCAAATCGGCTGTCGCCATCGGGGGCGCGAGCGCGCTCGCCGCCTGCGCGGAACGCGACCCCGAACCCGTGCCGGCGGGTACCGAGAACCCGTCCTCGCTGCCCGAGCGCCAGCACGCGTGGCAGCAGTTCCTCGCGCAGGACGACGCCGGGAACACGATTCCGCCCCGCCACCACGTCCTCCTCCACCTCGAGTACGACGGCGACTCGCCGACCGAGCGCGAGCGCCAGACGGTCGAAGACGCCCTCCGGAGCCTCGAACGCGCCTACGAGTTCTCGAACGAGGGCCTCGTGTTCACGCTCGGCTACTCGCCGTCGTACTTCGAAACGCTGGGCGGGTCGCCGGTAGGCGTCGACCTCCCCGCGCCGCGCGCGCTCTCGGACCTCGAGGACCCGGAACTCGACACCCCGGACGCCGTCGTCCACCTCGCGAGCGACCGCGCGAAGGTCGTCCTGCGGGCGGGCCAAGGGCTCCGCGGCGAGAACGACGCGCTGAACGGCGAACCGATGGAGGCGGCGTTGACCGACGCGTTCACGGTGGCTGACCGGCGGACGGGGTTCGTCGGCGCTGGTCTCCCCGCCGACCACCAGGACACCGGCGGCGTCCCCGACTCCGACCCGGTACCCGAGGACGCGCCGCTGTACATGGGGTTCAAATCGACCTTCGAGAAGAGCCAGGCAACCGAGGACCGCGTCACCATCCAGTCCGGACCGTTCGAGGGGGGAACCACCCAGCACGCCTCCCACATCGACCTGAACCTCCAGCAGTGGTACGAGCAGGACGGCCGCGAGGAGCGCGTCGCGAAGATGTTCTGTCCAGCGCACGCGGAGTCCGGCGCGGTGGAGGGAGTTGGCGAGAACCTCGGCGATAGCCCCCAACTCGACGACTGCGCGGACGCCGAAGACGCGGCGCGGGAGAAGGGCGTCGTCGGGCACTCCCAGAAACTCGAGTCGGTTCGGGAAAACGACCGACCGATAATTCTGCGCCGGGACTTCGATTCGACGGACGGTGGCCACGCGGGCGTCCACTTCGTCTCGCTCCAGCGCAGCATCTCGGACTTCGTGGACACCCGCGAGGCGATGAACGGCGGGGACGTCACCGAGCGGTCGGCGGTCGGGCGCCGCCGCAACAACGGCATCCGCCAGTATCTCTCGGTGACTCACCGCGGAAACTACCTGCTGCCGCCGCGCTCTGCGCGTGCGCTCCCGTCTCCCGGTGGTGTCGATGCGTAG
- a CDS encoding DUF7350 domain-containing protein, which yields MRRREFLAATGVTGLAASAGCAGLLETQRANVEPPLPANRPNAVYLPSHTEGMKMVGTQSKGRYRCALSYTFPHRFWLVTREETQRVDVAGDLHLMTSVWDAEAGALVPDASPQIELVGPDDKPRSFVPWQMLSQPMGVHHGDNVGLGPEGTYDVTVKAAPSSTRRTTASAASGGPIEFSFSMDYRRSALEELSFTDVPSNREGTKGAVDPMGMKPVQLSQVPAAASFPMSVRGTGTTGDADVVVASADERGELATGSDESYLVASLRTPYNRFALPAASLSATVTRNGETRHSGPLVATLDSELGYHYAAAVPSLGDADEVTVTVDAPPQLTRHEGYETAFFGMDSVTV from the coding sequence ATGCGTAGACGCGAATTCCTCGCCGCAACGGGCGTGACTGGACTCGCTGCGAGCGCAGGGTGTGCTGGACTGCTGGAGACCCAGCGCGCGAACGTCGAACCCCCGCTTCCCGCGAACCGCCCGAACGCGGTCTACCTGCCGTCCCACACCGAGGGGATGAAGATGGTCGGCACGCAGTCGAAGGGCCGGTACCGGTGTGCGCTCTCGTACACCTTCCCGCATCGATTCTGGCTGGTGACCAGGGAGGAGACCCAGCGCGTGGACGTGGCTGGCGACCTCCACCTGATGACGTCCGTGTGGGACGCCGAGGCCGGCGCGCTCGTCCCGGACGCGAGCCCGCAGATCGAACTCGTGGGTCCGGACGACAAACCGCGGTCGTTCGTCCCGTGGCAGATGCTCTCCCAGCCGATGGGCGTCCACCACGGCGACAACGTCGGCCTCGGCCCGGAGGGAACGTACGACGTGACGGTCAAGGCTGCGCCGTCCTCGACGCGCCGCACGACCGCGTCCGCGGCCTCGGGCGGCCCCATCGAGTTCTCCTTCTCCATGGACTACCGTCGGAGCGCACTCGAGGAACTGTCGTTCACTGACGTGCCGTCGAACCGGGAGGGGACGAAGGGAGCGGTCGACCCGATGGGGATGAAGCCGGTCCAGTTGTCCCAGGTCCCCGCAGCCGCCTCGTTCCCGATGTCCGTTCGCGGCACCGGAACAACGGGTGACGCCGACGTCGTCGTGGCGAGCGCGGACGAACGCGGCGAACTCGCCACCGGGAGCGACGAGTCGTACCTCGTCGCGTCGCTCCGCACGCCGTACAACCGCTTTGCGCTCCCCGCCGCGTCGCTCTCCGCGACCGTGACGCGGAACGGAGAGACGCGGCACTCGGGACCGCTCGTCGCAACCCTCGACAGCGAACTCGGCTACCACTACGCTGCCGCGGTGCCGTCGCTGGGCGACGCCGATGAGGTGACAGTCACCGTGGACGCGCCGCCCCAACTCACGCGCCACGAGGGGTACGAGACGGCGTTCTTCGGGATGGACTCGGTGACGGTCTGA
- a CDS encoding VOC family protein has product MDAPDLQAIDCILYTVPDAELDAAKEEFETVLGLDRVWERDGQVGYKLEQHADGVGEIVLSTDTDVPDGLVHYLVEDAERAIEYYADHDYEVVHGPIDIGVGTVATVQNSWGHEFEIMDLE; this is encoded by the coding sequence ATGGACGCCCCAGATCTCCAGGCGATCGACTGCATTCTGTACACTGTTCCGGACGCTGAACTGGACGCGGCGAAAGAGGAGTTCGAGACTGTTCTCGGGCTGGACCGGGTCTGGGAACGAGACGGGCAGGTCGGCTACAAACTCGAACAGCACGCGGACGGCGTCGGTGAAATCGTGCTCTCGACGGACACAGACGTCCCCGACGGCCTGGTGCATTACCTCGTCGAGGACGCCGAACGTGCCATCGAGTACTACGCCGACCACGACTACGAGGTCGTCCACGGACCAATCGACATCGGGGTCGGGACGGTTGCGACAGTCCAGAACTCGTGGGGTCACGAGTTCGAGATTATGGACCTCGAGTGA
- the hpt gene encoding hypoxanthine/guanine phosphoribosyltransferase has translation MERLRESFQEAPVIEKEGGYEYVVLPISNGVPMLEPELLREVVVGVTRVAELADVDKIVTPEAMGIHISTAVSLQTDIPLTVVRKREYGLPGEVSLHQETGYSEGEMYINDVNEGDRVLVLDDLLSTGGTLRALTDSLDDIGADVADVVVVIRKVGSESAMADSPHNVTSLVDIEVADGAVTVVDEYR, from the coding sequence ATGGAGCGACTTCGCGAGTCCTTCCAGGAGGCGCCCGTCATCGAGAAAGAAGGCGGCTACGAGTACGTCGTGCTCCCCATCAGCAACGGCGTGCCGATGCTCGAACCCGAACTGCTGCGCGAGGTCGTGGTCGGCGTCACGCGTGTCGCGGAACTCGCGGACGTCGACAAGATCGTCACCCCGGAAGCGATGGGCATCCACATTTCGACGGCTGTCAGCCTCCAGACCGACATCCCGCTCACGGTCGTCCGCAAGCGGGAGTACGGCCTCCCCGGCGAGGTGTCTCTTCACCAGGAGACTGGGTACTCGGAGGGCGAGATGTACATCAACGACGTCAACGAGGGCGACCGCGTGCTCGTCCTCGACGACCTGTTGTCGACGGGTGGCACGCTGCGAGCGCTCACCGACAGCCTCGACGACATCGGCGCGGACGTCGCGGACGTCGTCGTCGTCATCCGGAAGGTGGGTTCCGAGAGCGCGATGGCGGACTCCCCCCACAACGTCACGTCGCTCGTCGATATCGAGGTCGCGGACGGAGCGGTCACGGTCGTCGACGAGTACCGGTGA
- a CDS encoding ABC transporter ATP-binding protein, giving the protein MTGPSNAVELSAVTKTYHVGQPVHALRDVSLSLPRGSYTAVMGPSGSGKSTLMNLVGCLDTPTSGEIFVDDEEVSGLSERERTSLRGREIGFVFQTFNLMPRLTAAENVALPMVFRGVPRDERVARARVLLKRVGIEGRADHRPNELSGGQRQRVAIARALANDPTLLLADEPTGNLDTDTGGTIMDAFAELNAAGNTVLLVTHERHIAEHADRIVHLLDGELEREEVVERPRRTTGDVA; this is encoded by the coding sequence ATGACCGGACCGTCGAACGCCGTCGAACTTTCGGCAGTGACGAAGACGTACCACGTCGGCCAACCCGTACACGCGCTCCGAGACGTCTCGCTGTCGCTCCCGCGTGGGTCCTACACCGCCGTCATGGGGCCGAGTGGCTCCGGAAAGAGCACGCTGATGAACCTCGTCGGCTGCCTCGACACGCCGACATCGGGAGAGATCTTCGTGGACGACGAGGAGGTGTCGGGTCTCTCCGAGCGGGAGCGAACGTCGCTCCGCGGGCGCGAAATCGGATTCGTGTTCCAGACGTTCAACCTGATGCCGCGCCTCACCGCCGCGGAGAACGTCGCGCTCCCGATGGTGTTCCGGGGCGTCCCCCGTGACGAGCGCGTGGCGCGAGCGCGCGTGCTGCTCAAGCGCGTAGGCATCGAGGGACGGGCGGACCACCGGCCGAACGAACTCTCGGGCGGGCAACGCCAGCGCGTCGCCATCGCCCGCGCGCTCGCGAACGACCCCACGCTCCTGCTCGCCGACGAACCCACCGGCAACCTCGACACCGACACCGGCGGGACCATCATGGACGCGTTCGCGGAACTCAACGCCGCCGGGAACACGGTGTTGCTCGTCACCCACGAGCGTCACATCGCGGAGCACGCCGACCGAATCGTCCACCTTCTCGACGGCGAACTCGAACGCGAGGAAGTCGTCGAACGACCGCGCCGAACCACGGGGGACGTGGCGTGA
- a CDS encoding ABC transporter permease, producing MNASESLRMSLRAIRGHRLRAVLTTLGIVIGVAAVITFVTLGASLQTEVVGEITGEQSPAMQVVSGPASDGPGMSFGGSGQAVFTEHDVRELHDVQGVAEVIPSGGVAISGIRYGNQTLAYNRFTATTPPYFRYQTTAVFSSGEPFTMGERELVLNEPAATLFERNVTAGDTVTIVRPNGDTVNATVAGVVEAATGPFDDFAAPQVYGPVDPFYDTRLQSPTTGERQRVYPTLTVIASDFGIIQPTQERVLEYLRTESDARRLTPSAYEFSAITAQDVVDQVLSILDTFTAFITGVAVISLVVGAIGIANIMLVSVTERTREIGIMKAVGAQNRDVLELFLAEAVILGFVGSIAGVVVGVLGGYAATRYVGLPMTFPIVWAGVAVVVGVVVGVAAGLYPAWDAASTDPIDALRYE from the coding sequence GTGAACGCCTCGGAGAGTCTGCGGATGAGCCTTCGCGCTATCCGCGGCCACCGACTCCGCGCGGTGTTGACGACGCTCGGCATCGTCATCGGGGTCGCCGCCGTCATCACGTTCGTCACGCTCGGCGCGAGCCTGCAGACGGAGGTCGTCGGGGAGATCACCGGCGAACAGTCACCCGCGATGCAGGTGGTCTCGGGCCCGGCCTCGGACGGCCCGGGGATGTCCTTCGGCGGCAGCGGCCAGGCGGTGTTCACCGAACACGACGTCCGCGAACTCCACGACGTGCAGGGTGTCGCCGAGGTCATTCCGAGCGGTGGCGTCGCCATCTCGGGGATACGATACGGGAATCAGACGCTCGCGTACAACCGGTTCACGGCCACGACGCCGCCGTACTTCCGGTACCAGACGACGGCCGTGTTCTCGAGCGGGGAGCCCTTCACGATGGGTGAGCGCGAACTCGTGTTGAACGAACCGGCGGCCACCCTGTTCGAGCGCAACGTCACGGCGGGAGACACCGTCACCATCGTCCGCCCGAACGGCGACACCGTGAACGCGACCGTGGCTGGAGTCGTGGAGGCCGCCACCGGTCCGTTCGACGACTTCGCGGCGCCCCAGGTGTACGGGCCGGTCGATCCGTTCTACGACACGCGACTGCAGAGTCCGACGACGGGTGAACGACAGCGCGTCTACCCGACACTGACGGTCATCGCTTCCGACTTCGGCATCATCCAACCCACCCAGGAGCGAGTGCTCGAGTACCTCCGCACGGAATCGGATGCGCGTCGCCTCACGCCGTCGGCGTACGAGTTCTCGGCGATAACGGCCCAGGACGTCGTCGACCAGGTGCTCTCCATCTTGGACACGTTCACGGCGTTCATCACGGGCGTCGCGGTCATATCGCTGGTCGTCGGCGCCATCGGCATCGCGAACATCATGCTCGTCAGCGTCACCGAGCGCACCCGCGAGATCGGCATCATGAAAGCCGTCGGCGCGCAGAACCGCGACGTCCTCGAGTTGTTCCTCGCGGAGGCTGTGATTCTCGGCTTCGTTGGTTCGATAGCGGGCGTGGTCGTCGGCGTGCTGGGTGGATACGCGGCCACGCGGTACGTCGGACTGCCGATGACATTCCCGATCGTGTGGGCCGGCGTCGCCGTCGTCGTGGGGGTGGTCGTCGGCGTTGCAGCGGGCCTCTACCCGGCGTGGGACGCCGCTAGCACCGACCCGATCGACGCGCTCCGATACGAGTAG
- a CDS encoding ATPase, T2SS/T4P/T4SS family — MVRDTSGDEGDAGERADETSPDGGATEPSSEDATSATEQSDVAFGSSDAPAGESSDDEANADAESNADESAADEHAEPDTPPEEEDAESETAGEHTESETATEEDSGATVGDYTWVEYLEEYHGERDADRVRQARDREREEQAHEESGWSDPEPPYPDWDELAADPPQPDWDDVDADPSDALGFHPEERDDVLEDAITDAVNFQAYFEEFCNPETTPVEKDEWLWEHYKRIYYYDEDGSRPRDDDGEIIRFDQAEHLGFHPENLEAWLSVKDDAADEMLDLEDERTVNVNPEIDEEAFFSTLDGETTIANRYDLEKAVPMEKKRHFREVERYWVNEPYSFVVIYHSEQENEKKYYLVEPYRNAIEEDLQAFLTDKLRTAIKYASDEVLTDGDESERRTVIEREARKLLDRYDLYDDPEDADATLLDRLLVAIGQRGPLETDVSSGLDGIMARPEPAVLAEDAETLTEYQVETLLYVLQRNFVGYERIDGVKHDINVEDISCDGYDSPVFVYHTDYENIITNVHHGKESLDDFVVKLAQRSGKGISKRQPQVDATLPDGSRAQLTLGKEVSDHGTNYTIRQFKDVPFTPVDLVNWQTFSLDEMAFLWLAIESHKSIVFAGGTASGKTTSLNAVSLFIPSNTKIVSIEDTREVELPQRNWIASVTRPSFGEDESGDIDEFDLLEAALRQRPDYIVMGEVRGEEGRTLFQVMSTGHTTYTTFHADNVGEVLKRFTTEPINVSKTLFTALDLVSIQTQTRVRGRKVRRNRSITEINRYDAENDEINVNDVFQWEPEDDTYRRASDSSTLDQIKFDRGWSQAELERQIDERRVILAYLITEGLNEYAEVAATAQAYINDSETILTLVANGTLSDALADLRGMESVLIDVDEDKEELVPRPDPTDSVREEAESILANARDGGLLAEYEGRTPDSLAVALQPDDDGNEDVVVSEATDLQELGFDPAVESSTDDDTDGPSDDVTESDGTEADAQTERDESGDDAVDGGDEP, encoded by the coding sequence ATGGTCAGGGACACGTCCGGCGACGAGGGGGACGCCGGTGAACGAGCGGACGAGACATCGCCCGACGGTGGCGCGACCGAGCCGTCGTCGGAGGACGCGACGAGCGCTACCGAGCAGTCCGACGTGGCGTTCGGGAGTAGCGACGCCCCCGCGGGCGAGTCGAGCGACGACGAGGCGAACGCCGACGCAGAGTCGAACGCCGACGAGTCAGCGGCGGACGAGCACGCCGAGCCCGATACCCCGCCGGAAGAGGAGGATGCCGAGTCCGAGACAGCAGGCGAGCACACGGAGTCCGAGACGGCGACGGAGGAGGACTCCGGCGCGACCGTCGGCGACTACACCTGGGTCGAGTATCTCGAGGAGTACCACGGCGAGCGCGACGCCGACCGCGTTCGCCAGGCACGCGACCGCGAACGCGAGGAGCAGGCCCACGAGGAGTCCGGCTGGAGCGACCCCGAACCGCCGTACCCCGACTGGGACGAACTCGCCGCGGACCCGCCCCAGCCAGACTGGGACGACGTCGACGCCGACCCCAGCGACGCGCTCGGCTTCCACCCCGAGGAGCGCGACGACGTCCTCGAAGACGCCATCACGGACGCGGTGAACTTCCAGGCGTACTTCGAGGAGTTCTGCAACCCCGAGACCACGCCCGTCGAGAAGGACGAGTGGCTGTGGGAGCATTACAAGCGCATCTACTACTACGACGAGGACGGGTCGCGGCCGCGCGACGACGACGGCGAGATAATCCGGTTCGATCAGGCGGAACACCTCGGCTTCCACCCCGAGAACCTCGAGGCGTGGCTCTCCGTGAAAGACGACGCAGCCGACGAGATGCTCGACCTCGAGGACGAGCGCACCGTGAACGTCAACCCGGAGATTGACGAGGAGGCCTTTTTCTCGACGCTCGACGGCGAGACCACCATCGCGAACCGCTACGACCTCGAGAAGGCGGTGCCGATGGAGAAAAAGCGCCACTTCCGGGAGGTCGAGCGCTACTGGGTCAACGAGCCCTACTCGTTCGTCGTCATCTACCACTCTGAGCAGGAAAACGAGAAGAAGTACTACCTGGTCGAACCGTACCGCAACGCCATCGAGGAGGACCTCCAGGCGTTCCTCACGGACAAACTCCGCACCGCCATCAAGTACGCCAGCGACGAGGTGTTGACCGACGGCGACGAGTCAGAGCGCCGCACCGTCATCGAGCGCGAGGCGCGCAAACTCCTCGACAGGTACGACCTCTACGACGACCCGGAGGACGCGGACGCGACACTGCTCGACCGCCTGTTGGTCGCCATCGGCCAGCGCGGCCCCCTCGAGACGGACGTATCGTCGGGCCTCGACGGCATCATGGCCCGCCCCGAACCCGCCGTGCTCGCCGAGGACGCCGAGACACTCACCGAGTACCAGGTCGAGACGCTGTTGTACGTCCTCCAGCGGAACTTCGTCGGCTACGAACGCATCGATGGCGTGAAACACGACATCAACGTCGAGGACATCTCGTGTGACGGCTACGACTCCCCGGTGTTCGTCTACCACACGGACTACGAGAACATCATCACGAACGTCCACCACGGCAAGGAGAGTCTCGACGACTTCGTCGTGAAACTCGCCCAGCGCTCCGGGAAGGGCATCTCGAAACGCCAGCCTCAGGTCGACGCCACGCTCCCGGACGGGTCGCGCGCCCAACTCACGCTCGGGAAGGAGGTGTCGGACCACGGCACGAACTACACCATCCGCCAGTTCAAGGACGTGCCGTTTACTCCTGTTGACCTCGTGAACTGGCAGACGTTCTCGCTCGACGAGATGGCGTTCCTCTGGCTCGCCATCGAATCCCACAAGAGCATCGTGTTCGCTGGCGGGACCGCGTCAGGGAAGACGACGAGCCTGAACGCCGTCTCGCTGTTCATCCCGAGCAACACGAAGATCGTCTCCATCGAGGACACCCGGGAGGTCGAACTCCCGCAGCGCAACTGGATCGCCTCCGTCACGCGTCCGAGTTTCGGCGAGGACGAGTCCGGTGACATCGACGAGTTCGACCTGCTGGAGGCCGCGCTCCGCCAGCGCCCGGACTACATCGTGATGGGCGAGGTGCGCGGCGAGGAGGGGCGAACGCTGTTCCAGGTGATGAGCACGGGACACACCACGTACACGACGTTCCACGCGGACAACGTCGGCGAGGTGCTCAAGCGCTTCACCACGGAGCCCATCAACGTCTCGAAGACGCTGTTCACCGCCCTCGACCTGGTCTCCATCCAGACCCAGACCAGGGTCCGCGGGCGGAAGGTCCGACGCAACCGCTCCATCACGGAGATCAACCGCTACGACGCGGAGAACGACGAGATCAACGTCAACGACGTGTTCCAGTGGGAGCCCGAGGACGACACCTACCGGCGGGCCTCGGACTCCTCGACGCTCGACCAGATCAAGTTCGACCGCGGGTGGTCCCAGGCGGAACTCGAGCGACAGATCGACGAGCGCCGCGTCATCCTCGCGTACCTCATCACGGAGGGACTCAACGAGTACGCGGAGGTCGCGGCGACCGCGCAGGCGTACATCAACGACTCGGAGACCATCCTCACGCTCGTCGCCAACGGCACCCTCTCCGACGCGCTCGCGGACCTCCGCGGGATGGAGAGCGTGCTCATCGACGTCGACGAGGACAAGGAGGAACTCGTGCCGCGCCCGGACCCCACCGACTCCGTCCGCGAGGAGGCCGAGTCCATCCTCGCGAACGCCCGCGACGGCGGTCTGCTCGCGGAGTACGAGGGCCGCACGCCGGACTCGCTGGCGGTGGCGCTCCAGCCGGACGACGACGGCAACGAGGACGTCGTCGTCTCCGAGGCAACAGACCTCCAGGAACTCGGCTTCGACCCTGCCGTCGAGTCGTCGACCGACGACGACACTGACGGGCCTTCGGACGACGTGACCGAGTCGGACGGGACCGAAGCGGACGCCCAGACCGAGAGAGACGAGTCCGGCGACGACGCCGTCGACGGGGGCGATGAGCCGTGA
- a CDS encoding type II secretion system F family protein produces the protein MSTGSRSFGEGADALADAFFPLYKWAFSERSDFVADVEIKLAEARMDDPVELFLSRAMGVGALLGVVLWVLGLLVGYVLFYTGVIATETIIGVPVPNQAVLRFIQVVKVPALVIVTGLVSGVVGFATGFGALVSVPYMRSSGREREINMLLPDAVSFMYALSIGGLNQLEILEAMAKADDTYGEVSMEFRSIVQETEYFDTDYRTAMRNRSLETPSDELAQFLTDMLSIVNSGGDMTEFLSDKKDKHMRTAKQQQELTLETLELFGEMYMTLSLFPLLLIIILVIMRMLGQAQLLLLYVTVYLLIPIVGVGFLVLVSTVKQDDPGDGYLDRSGEGRREPGLLNLGLVERFTGEHAVFDRVKSREGTHETKELFRHPAMFFRDNPLFTLAFTVPVALVAIVSAVLGGVAPTTPDGMIARPIWGTFIYAYFPLYLVGVPLAVFREWNVRSRRRITNKLSDNLRKLSSANDTGMTLLESIKMVSETSSGKLGREFEVMHAKVNYGTSLRSALVEFNNKYHMPRLARTVKLITKAQEASSQITSVLTTAAQASENQDDIERERRSRARMQVVIILMTYFTLLAVMVILKVKFLGTIGGLSGSAGAAGGSSGPSSMSLGANLNVELLGALFFHAVTVQGVLSGFIAGYIRDASLLSGVKFAVVLPTVALFAFAFT, from the coding sequence GTGAGCACGGGGTCCCGCTCGTTCGGCGAGGGCGCGGACGCGCTCGCCGACGCGTTCTTCCCGCTGTACAAGTGGGCGTTCTCCGAGCGCAGCGACTTCGTCGCGGACGTGGAGATCAAACTCGCGGAAGCTCGCATGGACGACCCCGTGGAGCTGTTCCTCTCACGGGCCATGGGCGTCGGGGCGCTCCTCGGTGTCGTCCTCTGGGTGCTCGGGCTCCTCGTCGGGTACGTGCTGTTCTACACGGGTGTGATCGCCACGGAGACGATCATCGGCGTGCCCGTCCCGAACCAGGCGGTGTTGCGTTTCATCCAGGTCGTGAAGGTGCCCGCGCTCGTCATCGTCACCGGACTCGTCTCCGGAGTCGTCGGGTTCGCCACCGGCTTCGGCGCGCTCGTCAGCGTGCCGTACATGCGCTCGAGCGGACGCGAGCGGGAGATAAACATGCTGCTCCCGGACGCCGTCTCGTTCATGTACGCGCTGTCCATCGGCGGCCTGAACCAACTCGAGATCCTCGAGGCGATGGCGAAGGCCGACGACACCTACGGCGAGGTGTCCATGGAGTTCCGGAGCATCGTCCAGGAGACCGAGTACTTCGACACCGACTACCGGACGGCGATGCGGAACCGCTCCCTGGAGACCCCGAGTGACGAACTCGCGCAGTTCCTGACGGACATGCTCTCCATCGTCAACTCCGGCGGGGACATGACGGAGTTCCTCTCGGACAAGAAGGACAAGCACATGCGCACCGCCAAGCAACAACAGGAACTCACCCTCGAGACCCTCGAACTGTTCGGCGAGATGTACATGACCCTCTCGCTGTTCCCGCTCCTCCTCATCATCATCCTCGTCATCATGCGGATGCTCGGGCAGGCCCAACTGCTCTTGCTCTACGTCACCGTCTACCTGCTCATCCCCATCGTTGGCGTGGGCTTTCTCGTGCTCGTCTCCACGGTCAAACAGGACGACCCCGGCGACGGCTACCTCGACAGGAGCGGCGAGGGGCGGCGGGAACCCGGCCTGCTGAACCTCGGCCTCGTCGAGCGGTTCACCGGTGAACACGCCGTCTTCGACCGCGTGAAGAGTCGCGAAGGGACCCACGAGACAAAGGAGTTGTTCCGCCACCCCGCGATGTTCTTCCGGGACAACCCGCTGTTCACACTCGCGTTCACGGTGCCAGTGGCGCTCGTCGCCATCGTCAGCGCGGTACTCGGCGGCGTCGCCCCGACCACGCCAGACGGGATGATCGCGCGCCCCATCTGGGGGACGTTCATCTACGCGTACTTCCCGCTGTACCTCGTCGGCGTTCCCCTCGCGGTGTTCCGCGAGTGGAACGTGCGCTCGCGGCGGCGCATCACGAACAAGCTCTCGGACAACCTCCGGAAGTTGTCGTCGGCGAACGACACCGGGATGACGCTCCTGGAGTCGATCAAGATGGTCTCGGAGACGTCCTCGGGGAAACTCGGCCGGGAGTTCGAGGTGATGCACGCGAAGGTGAACTACGGCACGAGTCTGCGGAGCGCGCTCGTCGAGTTCAACAACAAGTACCACATGCCGCGGCTCGCGCGCACGGTGAAGCTCATCACGAAGGCCCAGGAGGCGTCGAGCCAGATCACGTCCGTGCTCACGACCGCCGCCCAGGCCAGCGAGAACCAGGACGACATCGAGCGCGAGCGGCGTTCCCGGGCGCGGATGCAGGTCGTCATCATCCTGATGACGTACTTCACGCTGCTCGCGGTGATGGTCATCCTGAAGGTGAAGTTCCTCGGGACGATTGGCGGCCTGTCGGGGTCCGCGGGCGCCGCAGGCGGATCGAGCGGTCCGAGCAGTATGAGCCTCGGCGCGAACCTGAACGTCGAATTGCTCGGCGCGCTGTTCTTCCACGCGGTCACCGTCCAGGGCGTCCTCTCGGGGTTCATCGCGGGCTACATCCGTGACGCGAGTCTGCTCTCGGGCGTGAAGTTCGCCGTCGTGTTGCCGACCGTCGCGCTGTTCGCCTTCGCGTTCACGTGA
- a CDS encoding DUF7287 family protein — protein MRRTQPTPDGVPRGQTTMDFAAGISIFLVTVAFAFAFVPGIVEPFDGGDVANPVTANRLADELASDRLASPDNPYALNETAVETFFDEPPSIEEKLAVQDRDSVRVVLENNTTMDGPAVVAAAGDQVPDDASVTTAWRTVSYRGERADLIVRVW, from the coding sequence ATGCGACGGACACAACCCACCCCTGACGGCGTACCCCGGGGGCAGACCACCATGGACTTCGCCGCGGGCATCAGCATCTTCCTCGTCACCGTGGCGTTCGCGTTCGCGTTCGTCCCCGGAATCGTCGAACCGTTCGACGGCGGCGACGTCGCGAACCCCGTCACCGCGAACCGCCTCGCCGACGAACTCGCGTCCGACCGACTCGCGAGCCCGGACAACCCGTACGCGCTGAACGAGACTGCCGTCGAGACGTTCTTCGACGAGCCGCCGTCAATCGAGGAGAAACTCGCCGTGCAGGACCGGGACTCCGTGCGCGTCGTCCTCGAGAACAACACCACGATGGACGGCCCCGCGGTCGTCGCAGCGGCGGGTGACCAGGTTCCCGACGACGCCAGCGTCACAACCGCGTGGCGGACGGTGTCCTACCGGGGAGAACGCGCCGACCTGATCGTGAGGGTGTGGTGA